The genomic stretch ACCTGCCTTCGGCGTTCGTCCGCCCCACTGCTTGAAGAAAAAGGCCGTCCCCGCATTGGCACACCGATCCCGAAGTGCTCGCACCCATGCGGGATCGACAGGCCGGGCACCTTGGCCTGACTCGCCACCGGCAATCAGCCAATGAATGCCAGCCAATTCAACGTCGTCAAGAGGGCCGAGTAGCGGCTCTGCGGAGATGAATCGCACTGCGGCCGGGACGGCACGGAGGTGGTCAATCCGTGCCAGTTCCTGCTCCGTCTCGACACTGACGCCCATCCAGACGTTCGACGGCCAGTCGAGTTGGTCAGCGACTCTTGCCAACCGGGACGCCCGCTTCGTTAGTACCTGGTAGGTGTGTCGTGGGGTGGCAGCCATGACTTCAAACACTTGGCGCACGTAGTCCAGCGGCACGCGAGCGTGGAACAAGTCGCTCATCGAGTTGACGAAGACCGTCCGGGGTTCACGCCAACGGTGCGGGATGTTCAGGGCATCTGCGTGGATCGTGACGCCAAATCCGGGTCCGGAGGTGCGTGGGTCGCCGTCGTTCTGGTACTTGGCTGACCCCATCGCCTTCAGTCGCTTTGCCAGGCTGAGGGCGTAGCAATTGTCGCAGCCTGCGGAGATCCGATCGCAACCTGTCGTCGGGTTCCAGGTAGCTTCGGTCCACTCGATGGCGCTCTTGTCTGCCATGGCCACGCTCCCCGGGGTTGGTTATGACAATACTGTCGAACATGCGTACGGATTGAAAGACGTGCTGACGATCTTTCTTGTCGATGAAGCGACGCATGCCGCAGCTGTCGATGCCCCGCTCGACCAACGGTCAACGAGTGCCCAGAGACTCGGCCAGGCCGTAGCCAGGCCGTCGTAGGCCGATCACTGCCAACCAACGACGACCAGCGGCGACGACGTTTGCCCAGGTGGCGGAGCGTAAGGAGCCGGCTCGCCAGGCCGGGGAAGAAGCTCTTACCTGTAGTTGGTGAACTGCAGGGCGACGCCGAAGTCCTCGCCCTTGAGCAGCGTGATGACGGCCTGCAGGTCGTCCTTCTTCTTGCCGGTGACCCGAAGCTGGTCGCCCTGAATCTGCGCCTGGACTCCCTTGGGGCCCTCGTCGCGGATCTTCTTGCTGATCGCCTTGGCCTTTTCCTGGTCGATGCCCTGGATCACCTTGGCATCGATCTTGAAGACCTTGCCCGACGGGCGCGGGTCGCCCGCGTCCAGCGACTTCATCGAGATGTTGCGCTTGACCAACTTCTCCTTGAAGACGTCCAGCGCGGCCCGTACCCGCTCCTCGGTCTCCGCCTGAAGGCTGATCGCCTCCTCGCCCGACCAGGAGATCTCCGCGCCGGTCCCCCGAAAGTCGAACCGCGTCGCGAGCTCCTTCTCCGCCTGGCGGAGGGCGTTGTCGACCTCCTGGCGGTCGGCCTTGCTCACGATGTCGAACGACGGGTTCGCTGCCATGCTCATGCTCCTGCTGTCCGGCTGGTTTGTGATCCTTTGCCCCCGGATGACCAGGGGTACGCCTCCCTGACGGTACCCGGTTGCGGCCGAGCCGGGGGTAGCCGCTATCCTTGCTTCCGCTGCCGCGCCACGGTGCGGCGGTACGCCCTGGCGGGTTGCCCGAGCGGCCAATGGGAGCGGACTGTAAATCCGTCGCGAAAGCTTCGCAGGTTCGAATCCTGCACCCGCCACCAGGTGCGAAAACGGCCCCTGATCGGCAGAGATGCTGTTCAGGGGCCGTTCTTGTTCGTCCCGCTGGTTCTCACTCAGGGCGGAAGTGTCTCACCGGTCTTGTCGCATACGTGTCGCCATGATCGCCTGTCCTACCGCGTCCAGTTCTACCTCTGGCTGGGATGCGTGCCATCTTCGGCCTTCCTCGGAGCGGGGGGACGGGAGACGGGGGACCAGACCTCGGCCTGCTCCACCGCAGCGGTCTGCACGTCGCCAAAGGGTTCCGGGCTCCCGGCAGAGTCGGTGATTTGTATCCGACAGATCGCGGGACGCGCTCCGGTGCCCCGCACGTGGCTCTCCGGCGTCACGGCGGGCCTTCCCCGTCGGGCCGCGAAGCGCGGTGCCTTGACCGCTTACGGGATACTCGTAGTTATGTGGCGACGTAGGGTAGTTGGTTTGGCGTCGGGAGGCGCGGACCAGGCGGGCGGTTCACGTTGAAGGTGGATCTCGCCACCAGGCGGGTGCCGCCTCTGCCTCAACCGCCGGCCGTGCGGACCATTCGAGCGCGACCGCGCCGCGACCGTACGGCGTGGATAGTTCTCGTGCTCCTTGTCCTGGTACTCGCCGGCTGCGATCCAGAAGCTGAGGGCAAGGTCCGCTACAAGCCCGTGCTGCTGCCGGTAGCGCTGACGATCGGACCTGATGGTGTCGCCGTCGAGGGCGAGACGAGTTTCATCACCCCTATCGGGGAATTCTCGATCGGCGCTGAGTACTCCTTACCGCCGCGAGACGGCGGCACGATCTACGTGCTACTACGGGATCGGAAGAGGGGTAAGACCGGGTTCGACAAGGTGTACAGGGTTCAGTCGGGCCGCGACCAGCTCACGGTGGTTGTGAACGGGAAGACCACGATCCAGGTGAAAGACGGCCAGGTCTTGATCGACATCACCGGTGGGTCCGTAAAGAAGATTCAGTTCAAGCAATCGGAAGCGACGGCGAAGGAGAGCGGCGACCCGTTCTGGGTGAAAGCTGGTGCAAAGTGGAGCAAGGGCTGGGAAGCCTCGATCTACAAGCCCTTCATGCTGACGCGTTGGGCGTACGACGATTCAACGATCAATAAGTGGTATGGCCTGGGTTTCGTGTGGTTCCTGCTACGTCTGGCGTTGACGTTGGTTCTCCTCCTTGTCGACCTGATGCTGAGTTCGATCTTCCTGGTAGCCCAGATCGCCTATCTGATCTTCGACGGCACGGGCCGGAATGTTGTCTGGGGAATCGCCATCCTGGCGGCACTCGTCGCAGTGTTTCGCTGGCTGTCGAGCTGACCTTAGTGGTGTGGTGTGAGAGATGCGTGGCGGGAAGGTGGGTTCGATCGGTCGAGAAGCAGCAGTTCAACTGGCTAACCCGGTGAAGATCGCGGACGCCCTGTAAGCCGTCGCCGTCGCCGTCGGCGGGGCGCGGAAGCTGTAGAGGTCCAATTCCTGCTGGCAGTCGACCTTGCTGCCGGTGGACTGGCGGGTCGGATACGCATCGGGCGGGCGGCGGATCGAGGTGCTCGCTTCTCGACGGGCGGGTCCTGAACGGGACTTGCGGGCGCCGGGTCGGGCTGCCTCACTTGTTCCGTTGGTCGGGCTGCCCTGCGGCTATGCCTCCACGTCGTCGTCCGCCTGGCGCGGCTGTCGGTACTCGGCGATCCAGGCTTCCACGTCGACCTTGAGCCAGACCTTGGTGGCCCGTAGCTCCTGGTACGGCTTGGGGAAGGTAGGTCGCAGCGCGATCTGCTGGAAACGCGACCTGGTCACGCCGAGCAGCTTGGCGATCTCCCACGGGCCGACCAGTTCGCCCGGTCCAGTCCCAGCACCCATAGAGCCGAAGGTATGTGCGCATTAAGCTCCCCGGGCAGGGGTCCCCGAAAGGGGGTCCCCGATTGGTTGACATCTGGATCGGTGCCGGGGTGGGATCAGGTCGGGCCCCTGGCTGTTGGAGGCCGTGCCCGGCTGCCAGGGGTGCCACCCGTCTCGCGTTCGGGAGGAACCTCGATGCACCTGCAACGACATGCACCCGTACGGCCCCTCTGGTTTTGTGCTGCGTGTGCTCACGGCTGACCCTGCCGACAGGCTCGGACCGATCTGCTGGCGGACTACGGCGTCGGGAGGCTGCTCGGGCTGGACATGGCCGACCTGCTTCAGGAGGCAACAGCCGACTTGACTCGCCTCGGCGCTCCACCTGACCCTTCGTACTACTTCTACGTGCGGTTCCTCGGCTGGATTCGGAAGCCCGGGGCTACGGGCGATCAAGATCCCTGACGGGGCAACGTGGGGCCGTTGCTGGTCTGAAGAATCAGCCGAACGCTTGGTGGCATCCGGGCGGCCTGGAGCCGCCCTCAACCGCGATCGTCATGCTGTCCACGCCGGCCACGAGGCAGTCACAGCCAGCCTCGATCACGTCGGCTGCGGTACGGGGATCCGACGCTCCAGAGGGTGGCGGTTCACTGGAGACGAAAACGTGCGTCCGCTGCGCGCATCGCTACATGCTCCTACCGACCCGTACCCCGACAGACCTTTACCGGTATACGGACTACCCGCGCAAAATCCACCCGAGGAGGGCGGAAGCCCCGCGTCCACCAGAACATGTCGCGTGATGGTGAGTGTCGCCGGGCTGGTCAGCGGGAACGCCGATGTCTCGGAGGTGGGAGCCGGTACCTGACACTTCTCCTCGCCGTACCCGTGAGCAGCACCTTCGTGCAGGTTGGCATGATTCGGCCATCCATGGGGGTGACTGCGATGGTGTGTTCGTCCTACTCTGGGTCCGTACGGCTCCACGCTGTCGCCGACCTGGTGATCCGGCTGGCAGTCCGCCAAGCGATGGAGGGCGCGGACCGGCGCAGGGCGGAAGATCGGTCGCGGACGTGGGGTAGCTGATCGCTCACGGTGGCGCGATCGGAGATTCCTGCTATTCCGCATTATCCGGTCAAAAGTATTCTTCGTCATTGTCCGCTAGATCCGCTACGCCGTCTAAGTAGGGAATGGGTGGATGGTGTCTTCTTCTCCTGTGGCGAGGGCGCGGCCAGCGCTGACCTGCCCGGATGTTGTACGGGACGGGTACGTACGTGCCGTGCCGGACGACAAGCGGACCAACATCAGGTCTGTGAACTTTCCACCGGCGGACTCGCTGTGGCACCATCGGGAGACCTCCATCGCGTTCCCCATCACCCCACTTAGGAGCACAGATGTCTGCTCGACGTTTGGGCCGGCTGCTCGGCTCCCTCTTGCTGGTTTCCGGCCTGGCTCTCGCGACGAGCACGATCGCGGAGTTCGACGTCAGGGCGAATGGTCTCGAGTGGAACATGCCGGCGCTAGGGTCGCTGATCCCCTGACGGGCCTTCCTGGGTCCGGGCTTCTTCCAGACCCCTTGAAGTTCAGGCCGCTAGGGGAGCCATGACGCCTCGCCCCCGCCCTAACCGACGGCGGACGGAGTATGCCTGGCTGGTCACTGGGCCGTTGGCGCTCGGTGCTGTCGTCCTCTCCCTGACCCTGGGGCTGACGACATCCCCCGCCCTGGGGGAGTGGCCGCTGACGTTGCTACTCACGGTGGCGATGGTGGCTGCTGCGCTGCCGACCATCAACGTCGTGGTACGACGTCAGGCGCTCGCCGCCACCCCGACCGAGATTCCGCTGGTCGTCGCCCTCTATCTGCTGCCACCGCTGTCGGTGGTGCTGGCGTACACGGTCGCCGCCATCGTGGTGCAGATCCGGCGCAAGCTCCTGCCGGCGAAGTTCTGGTTCAACGTCGCGCTCGCGGCGATAGCGACCTCCCTGGCGACCGTCGTGTACCACGTCTTGCCGCAGCCCGGCGGCGTCGGCCCGGGTACCTGGGCGGTGCTGACCGCCGCCGTGGGTACCCACACCCTCGTCGCGTTGGCTGCCGTGGTCGCGGTGGTCTCCGTGGTGCAGGGCTGGCAAGCCGGGCGGGAGATGCTGCGGGCGGCGCCGCCGATGTTGCTGGTGGTGACGATCAACCTCGCCATTGGCCTGGTGATCATCATCGCGCTGGAGGGCACGCCCTGGGCGATGTTCCTCTTCGCCGGTCTGGGCATCGCCTTCGCCCTGGTCTACGGCTCGTACGCGCAGTTCTTCCGGCAGCACCGCACGGTCGCCGAGATGTACGAGTTCACCAAGGGGATCACCGAGAGCGGCCCGGACGGCAACCTCATCGACTCGTTGCTCGTCCGGATCCGCAGCCTGATGCAGGCGGAGTCCGCCACGCTCTGGTTGCCGGCCCAGGGCCGCCATCCGGAGGTGCTGCTCACCGCGCAGGAGGGCAAGCCCGGCCTGCTGGACTCCACGCTCAGCCCGGCCGCGTTGCGAGACGTCGCGGTGGCGCGGCAGGAGACCGTCGCGGTCAGTAGCCGGCTGGGCGGCGATCCGGAGTTGCGGGACACGCTGGAGTCGACCGCGGTCAAGGACGTGATCGTGGTGCCGTTGCGGTCCGGCAAGGCCGTCATCGGCACCCTTGAGGTGACCAACCGGCTCGGCGACACCAACTCGTTCCGGGCCGCGGACGTGACGGTCTTCGAGACGGTCGCCGCGCACGCGGCGGTCGCGCTGGAGAACTCGCGCCTGGTCGACCGGCTGCGGCACGACGCGTACCACGACGGGCTCACCAAGCTGCCCAACCGTCGCCGGATCCTCGGCGCGCTGACCGAGGCGGTCCGGATCCGTGCCCCCGGCGAGGTGGTCGCGCTGTTGCTCTTCGACGTCGACCGCCTGCGCCAGGTCAACGAGTCCCTCGGGCACGCCGCGGGGGACAAGGTGCTGGTCGAGGTCGCCGACCGGCTGCGTGGCTGCGCACCGTCGGCGGCCCTGGTCGGTCGGGCCGGTGGGGACGAGTTCCTGGTGACGATGCGTCTGGAAAGCGCCGAGGCGGCGATGGAACTCGCCGGCCACCTGCGCGAGCAGATTCAGGACGAGATGGTCTTCGATGCCCTCACGTTGGACGTGGACACGGCCGTCGGCGTGGTGGTGCATCCGGAGCACGGCAGCGACCCGGCGACGTTGCTGCAACGGGTGGACGTCGCGGCCTCTGCGGCGAAGTCGGTCCCGGGCAGCGTGCAGCTCTACACGCCGGCCCTGGAGTCGCGGGCGCTGCACCGACTGGGTCTCGCCGGTGACCTGCGCAGCGCCCTGGACAACGGCGAGCTGGAGATCTACTACCAGCCGAAGGTGACACTGCGCGGCCGGCGCCTGGTGGGCGTGGAGTGCCTGGCCCGGTGGGAGCACCCCACCCACGGCACGGTCGCTCCGCAGGACTTCGTCGCGGTCGCCGCACACACCGGCCAGCTCGGGCGGCTCACCGAGTTCGTGCTGCGGGAAGGGCTGCGCCACAGCCGCGACTGGGCGCACGGCGGCCAGTCGCTCGCCGTCGCGGTCAACATCTCCGCGCGTACGCTCAACGACCAGCACTTCCCGGAGCGGGTGCGCGAGTTGCTGGCGGAGTACGACGTACCGGCGCAGCTGCTGACCCTGGAGATCGAGGAGGCCGGGGTGCTGGACGGCACCGATCGGCCCATCCCGACCCTGCGCCGCCTGCGGGACCTCGGCGTACGGCTCTCGGTGGACGACTTCGGCACCGGCAGTTCCTCGCTGGCCCACCTGCGCCGGCTGCCGGTGCACGAGGTGAAGGTGGACGACTCCTTCGTCCAGGGCATGGCGACCGATCCCGGCGACCTGGCGATCGTCAACGCCGTGGTGACCCTCTCGCAGCAGTTCGGTCTGACCGTGGTGGCCGAGGGGGTGGAGAGCGAGCTGACCCTGGAACTGCTTCAGGACATCGGCTGCGAGATCGGCCAGGGATTCCTGTTCAGCCGCCCGCTGCCGTACGAGCGGTTGGAGGCATGGTTCGGCGCCCAGGTCGACCCGGAGTCAATCTCCAACAACGAGTTGCCGCGCCTGCGCGTGGTGCCCTGAGCTGGGCGTACGGCGTCCCTGGGGATCCGATTTCACCAGTACGGCGGGGCCGTGTACTCTTACCTCTGCGCGGCCACCGAGTGATCGTGCAGGCCCCCTTAGCTCAGTCGGCAGAGCGTCTCCATGGTAAGGAGAAGGTCTACGGTTCGATTCCGTAAGGGGGCTCAGAGGGTCCGGCTGGGCCTACCACGGCGGTGTAGCTCAGATGGCAGAGCAAGCGGCTCATAATCGCTGTGTCGCCGGTTCAAGTCCGGCCACCGCTACTCTCGTCCGTCCGGAGCATTCCGGCGGTCGGTGGGACGGGTGCCGTAGGTGCCCGCTTTGCGTGTCCGCCCAAGTGGCGCGTACGCTGTAGCGCCGTAGTTGTATCCGTTAGCGAGGAAGGCACTCCGCCGTGGCAAAGGCGACCGATGTCCGGCCGAAGATCACTTTGGCGTGTGTGGAGTGCAAGGAGCGCAACTACATCACGCGCAAGAACCGCCGTAACGACCCGGACCGCATCGAGCTGAAGAAGTTCTGCCCCCGGGACGGTCGGCACACCGTTCACCGCGAGACCCGCTGACCTGGCCGGGCCGACTCGGCCCGGGTCCACGCGTACCACCATCGCCGGTTTCGTGCGGCGGCGCGGTCTGCTGGCTGACGTCGACCACACGGACCGGCGATTGTGCGTTGCGTGTAGGTTCGCGGGCATGTCCCTGGACCACTCCTTCGTCGGCCGCACTTACCCGCCGACCGCCCCCTACCAGGTGGGCCGCGAGAAGATCCGTGAGTTCGCGACGGCGATCGGGGCCACCGATCCCGCCCACCACGATCCGGAAGCGGCCCGCGCCCTGGGCCATCCGGACGTGGTCGCGCCGCCGACCTTCCCCGTGGCGATCACCATGGCCGCCAGCCGCCAGATCATCGAGGACCCGGCTCTGGGCGTCGACTACAGCCGGGTCGTCCACGGCGACCAGCGGTTCGCGTACACCCGGCCGGTGGTGGCCGGCGACGAGCTGGTCTGCGTCAACATCATCGAGGACATCACCAGCCGCGGTGGTCACGAGTTCCTGACCACCCGGACCGACGTCAGCACGACCGGTGGCGAGCCGGTGGTCGCGGTCTGGTCCAAACTCGTCGTACGCGGGGAGAACTGACGTGGAGCTGACCACCCAGACGTTCCGAGTGACCCGGGCGGACCTGGTCCGCTACGCCGGCGCCTCGGGCGACTTCAACCCGATCCACTGGAACGACCGGTTCGCCACCAAGGTGGGCCTGCCCGGGGTGATCGCGCACGGCATGTTCACCATGGCGCTGGTCGGCCGGGCCGTCACCGCCTGGGCCGGTTCGCCCGACGCGGTGGTCGACTACAACGTCCGGTTCACCCGCCCGGTGGTAGTGCCGGACGACGACAAGGGCACCGAGATCGTGGTGAACGCGGTCGTCCGCGAGGTGAC from Micromonospora craniellae encodes the following:
- a CDS encoding MaoC family dehydratase, whose protein sequence is MELTTQTFRVTRADLVRYAGASGDFNPIHWNDRFATKVGLPGVIAHGMFTMALVGRAVTAWAGSPDAVVDYNVRFTRPVVVPDDDKGTEIVVNAVVREVTEEGLTRLDVTATCQGEKVLSQARATVRTAG
- a CDS encoding putative bifunctional diguanylate cyclase/phosphodiesterase; translated protein: MTPRPRPNRRRTEYAWLVTGPLALGAVVLSLTLGLTTSPALGEWPLTLLLTVAMVAAALPTINVVVRRQALAATPTEIPLVVALYLLPPLSVVLAYTVAAIVVQIRRKLLPAKFWFNVALAAIATSLATVVYHVLPQPGGVGPGTWAVLTAAVGTHTLVALAAVVAVVSVVQGWQAGREMLRAAPPMLLVVTINLAIGLVIIIALEGTPWAMFLFAGLGIAFALVYGSYAQFFRQHRTVAEMYEFTKGITESGPDGNLIDSLLVRIRSLMQAESATLWLPAQGRHPEVLLTAQEGKPGLLDSTLSPAALRDVAVARQETVAVSSRLGGDPELRDTLESTAVKDVIVVPLRSGKAVIGTLEVTNRLGDTNSFRAADVTVFETVAAHAAVALENSRLVDRLRHDAYHDGLTKLPNRRRILGALTEAVRIRAPGEVVALLLFDVDRLRQVNESLGHAAGDKVLVEVADRLRGCAPSAALVGRAGGDEFLVTMRLESAEAAMELAGHLREQIQDEMVFDALTLDVDTAVGVVVHPEHGSDPATLLQRVDVAASAAKSVPGSVQLYTPALESRALHRLGLAGDLRSALDNGELEIYYQPKVTLRGRRLVGVECLARWEHPTHGTVAPQDFVAVAAHTGQLGRLTEFVLREGLRHSRDWAHGGQSLAVAVNISARTLNDQHFPERVRELLAEYDVPAQLLTLEIEEAGVLDGTDRPIPTLRRLRDLGVRLSVDDFGTGSSSLAHLRRLPVHEVKVDDSFVQGMATDPGDLAIVNAVVTLSQQFGLTVVAEGVESELTLELLQDIGCEIGQGFLFSRPLPYERLEAWFGAQVDPESISNNELPRLRVVP
- a CDS encoding MaoC family dehydratase N-terminal domain-containing protein, which codes for MSLDHSFVGRTYPPTAPYQVGREKIREFATAIGATDPAHHDPEAARALGHPDVVAPPTFPVAITMAASRQIIEDPALGVDYSRVVHGDQRFAYTRPVVAGDELVCVNIIEDITSRGGHEFLTTRTDVSTTGGEPVVAVWSKLVVRGEN
- a CDS encoding DUF5131 family protein, whose amino-acid sequence is MADKSAIEWTEATWNPTTGCDRISAGCDNCYALSLAKRLKAMGSAKYQNDGDPRTSGPGFGVTIHADALNIPHRWREPRTVFVNSMSDLFHARVPLDYVRQVFEVMAATPRHTYQVLTKRASRLARVADQLDWPSNVWMGVSVETEQELARIDHLRAVPAAVRFISAEPLLGPLDDVELAGIHWLIAGGESGQGARPVDPAWVRALRDRCANAGTAFFFKQWGGRTPKAGGRLLDGRTWDEMPSRELTPAR
- the rpmG gene encoding 50S ribosomal protein L33 is translated as MAKATDVRPKITLACVECKERNYITRKNRRNDPDRIELKKFCPRDGRHTVHRETR
- a CDS encoding helix-turn-helix transcriptional regulator is translated as MGAGTGPGELVGPWEIAKLLGVTRSRFQQIALRPTFPKPYQELRATKVWLKVDVEAWIAEYRQPRQADDDVEA
- a CDS encoding YajQ family cyclic di-GMP-binding protein, with the protein product MAANPSFDIVSKADRQEVDNALRQAEKELATRFDFRGTGAEISWSGEEAISLQAETEERVRAALDVFKEKLVKRNISMKSLDAGDPRPSGKVFKIDAKVIQGIDQEKAKAISKKIRDEGPKGVQAQIQGDQLRVTGKKKDDLQAVITLLKGEDFGVALQFTNYR